In the Dama dama isolate Ldn47 chromosome 13, ASM3311817v1, whole genome shotgun sequence genome, one interval contains:
- the FSD2 gene encoding fibronectin type III and SPRY domain-containing protein 2: MEEGAGEAPGLGRSAASKDFRFYHMDLYDSEDRLQIFPEESTRMRREGVQAEMTHEPMRGGVKGKAQRDLGEEVDELVHLYGLEDDHELGDEFIEENTPRIEVSEYPSYMMMGSEQRDWRLTGEAAQGEDLGFMGWGSVGQCQDLREAYRYSHGRASEEYECYVIPEEEDEEEVADVFCVTCKTPIRASEKDQDEHKQHEVTPLSKALESAKDEIHKNMYKLEKQIIEMENFASHLEEVFITVEENFGRQEQNFESHYNEILETLSQKYEEKIQALGEKKKEKLEALYGQLVNCGENLDTCKELMETIEEMCHEEKVDFIKDAVAMADRLGKFLQTKTDVEISAQPDFEDQTLDFSDVEKLMGSINTIPAPSAPVINPQAPNSATGSSVRVCWSLYSDDTVESYQLSYRPVQDGSPGKEQTEFTMTVKETYCSVTNLLPNTQYEFWVTAQNRAGLSPTSERAVYMTAPCPPIIKSKEIRSCEEAALISWESGNLNPVDSYTVELTQAETPGASGVTESVVGIPTCECLVQLQPRQNYTIYVRALNVGGPSARSEPATVHTTGSYFPLNEHTCHPWLTVSEDGLTVVRSERRGPTREPIPSNTQFTRCAAVMGNLIPVRGRHYWEVEVDDCSDYTVGVAFEDVPRQEDLGANRLSWCMRHAFASSRHKYEFLHNKTTPDIRITVPPKKIGILLDYENAKLSFFNVDISQHLYTFSCQLHQFVHPCFSLEKPGCLKIHNGISMPEHVTFY, translated from the exons AtggaggagggagctggggaggcaCCAGGGCTGGGCAGGTCTGCTGCTTCTAAGGATTTCCGCTTCTATCACATGGATCTGTATGACTCTGAAGACAGACTGCAGATCTTCCCAGAAGAGAGTACTCGGATGAGAAGAGAAGGTGTCCAAGCTGAAATGACCCATGAGCCCATGAGAGGGGGTGTGAAAGGGAAGGCTCAGAGAGACCTTGGAGAGGAAGTGGATGAACTTGTCCATCTCTATGGGCTTGAAGATGATCACGAATTAGGGGATGAGTTTATTGAGGAAAACACACCCAGAATAGAGGTTTCAGAATATCCTTCTTATATGATGATGGGGAGTGAGCAGAGAGACTGGAGACTTACTGGTGAGGCAGCTCAGGGTGAGGACCTGGGCTTCATGGGGTGGGGCTCAGTAGGCCAGTGCCAGGACTTGCGGGAAGCCTATAGGTACAGCCACGGCCGTGCCAGCGAGGAGTATGAGTGCTACGTCATCCCAGAGGAAGAGGACGAGGAAGAAGTGGCTGACGTCTTCTGTGTCACTTGCAAAACTCCCATAAGAGCATCAGAGAAGGATCAGGATGAACACAAGCAGCATGAGGTGACCCCACTCAGTAAAGCCCTGGAGAGCGCCAAG GATGAAATTCACAAAAATATGTACAAGTTGGAAAAGCAAATTATTGAGATGGAAAACTTTGCAAGTCACTTAGAAGAGGTTTTCATCACGGTGGAG GAGAATTTTGGAAGACAAGAACAAAACTTTGAGTCTCATTACAACGAGATCTTGGAAAcactttctcaaaaatatgaagaaaaaatacaagctctaggggagaaaaagaaagagaagctggAAGCCTTGTATGGACAGCTGGTCAACTGTGGAGAAAATCTTGACACCTGCAAAGAGCTGATGGAAACAATAGAGGAGATGTGTCATGAAGAGAAGGTTGATTTCATAAAG GATGCTGTGGCTATGGCTGACAG ACTCGGAAAATTCCTGCAAACAAAAACAGACGTGGAGATCTCAGCGCAGCCTGACTTTGAAGACCAGACCTTGGATTTCTCTGATGTGGAGAAGCTGATGGGCTCCATTAACACCATCCCAG CTCCTTCTGCTCCAGTGATAAACCCACAGGCCCCTAACTCAGCCACGGGTTCCTCAGTCCGAGTGTGCTGGAGCTTGTACTCCGATGACACCGTGGAGAGCTATCAGCTGTCCTACCGGCCAGTGCAGGATGGCTCGCCTGGGAAGGAGCAAACAG agtttACAATGACTGTCAAAGAAACATACTGCTCAGTGACAAACCTGTTGCCAAACACGCAGTATGAATTTTGGGTCACAGCTCAGAACAGGGCCGGCCTCAGCCCCACCAGTGAGCGTGCAGTGTACATGACAG CGCCTTGTCCCCCCATTATAAAAAGCAAAGAGATAAGGAGCTGCGAGGAGGCTGCACTCATCTCCTGGGAGTCTGGAAACCTGAACCCTGTGGACTCATACACGGTGGAGCTGACCCAGGCAGAGACGCCGGGGGCCTCGGGTGTAACTGA GTCCGTTGTGGGCATCCCGACCTGCGAGTGCCTGGTGCAGCTGCAGCCCCGACAGAACTACACCATCTATGTGAGAGCCCTCAATGTGGGCGGCCCCAGCGCAAGGAGTGAGCCCGCTACCGTCCACACCACAG GCAGCTACTTCCCCCTGAATGAGCACACCTGCCATCCCTGGCTGACTGTATCCGAAGATGGGCTCACGGTTGTGCGAAGCGAGAGGAGAGGCCCCACCAGGGAGCCAATCCCCAGCAACACCCAGTTTACCAG gtgtgctgcagtcatgggaaACCTGATTCCAGTCCGAGGGCGCCATTACTGGGAGGTGGAGGTGGACGACTGTTCGGACTACACAGTGGGTGTGGCCTTTGAAGATGTCCCCAGACAGGAGGACCTGGGGGCAAACCGCCTCTCATGGTGCATGAGGCACGCATTTGCATCATCAAG GCATAAGTATGAATTTCTACACAACAAGACGACTCCAGACATAAGAATAACGGTTCCCCCAAAGAAGATTGGTATTCTGTTAGACTATGAAAATGCAAAGTTATCATTTTTCAATGTGGACATTTCTCAGCATCTGTATACATTCAGCTGTCAGCTTCACCAGTTTGTTCATCCTTGTTTTTCCCTGGAAAAGCCTGGCTGCCTGAAGATACACAACGGTATTTCAATGCCAGAGCACGTCACTTTCTATTAG